DNA from Krasilnikovia cinnamomea:
TCGGCTGGCCCCAGCTGCCGCGGTTTTCCGGCATGCCGGGCATGCCGGTGGTTCCTTGCATGAGGCGGTCGGTTTCCTGGACCTTGTAGCTGCATCGAGGCTGCGCGGCGAGTGCGCGGGGGTCACCGGCCCAGTCCGGGGCCGGCAGAACTACGCCGTCTGCCAGTACCGCCCGGCCGGGTTGGCGGCTGTCGAAGGGGTACCAGGCTTCGTGTACGTAGCCGCATCGCGGGCTGCCGGGGGAGTCCTGCCGGTAACCGATACTGCGGTAGTAGTGGAATCGGTTGTCCGTGCTGTGCTGCTGCGTGTCGGCGGCCGTGTGCGCCGATGCCGGCCTGCGCAGGCCGGACACCAGGTTAGGGGCGGCCGCGGCGGCGCCGACGACGAGCAGGGCGGTTGCGGCGCCGAGGATGCGCCGGGCTCGTCGCCGTCGGCGGCCCCGAGCGACGATTGCCGCGATGTTGGGTTCGCTCACGGTATGCGGGTTCTGCAGCGCGGCCCGCAGGTCTTCGGTGGTGTGCATGGTTTCTCCTCAGGTCAGGGAGTCGGTGGAGTGCATGTCGGACAGGCTGGGGGAGATGCGCAGCTTGGTCAGTGCGCGAGCGCAGAGGCTCTTCACCGTGCTGATGGGCATGTTCAGCTCGGCGGCGATGTCAGCCAGTTCCAGGTCTTCGTAGAATCGCAGGACGATGACCACCCGTTCCTTGCGGTTGAGCACGGCCAGCGCCCGGTGGATCGCGTCGCGGTCGGCGACCTGGCCGCCGTGGTCGGGAATGCTGCGGGGCTCCGGTACAACCGCCACGGGTGTTTCTGAGGACGAGCGCCGCCGCCACCAGTCGGTGCGCGCGTGGATCAGAGCCGTGCGCACATAGCCGACCGGGTTCTGCTGACGGATGCGTGACCAGCGCAGATAGGTCTTGGCCAGTACGGCTTGCAGGAGGTCCTGCGCGCGGTGTTCATCACCGATGATCAGTTCGGCCAGGTGCAGCAGCCGGGCGTGATGAATCCCTACGAAGGCCGCGAAGTCGTCGTCAAGCGCCGCGGCCGTCGTGCCGGCCCGCGCGCCGCCCGCGGCATCCTGTCGTCCGGCCGGCATCGAGGAGGGCTCCGTCCACCGGCCCTGCGCATGGCTCACCACGGCATTCCCGCCGTCATCGTCTCATCCATGCCCCTCAAGACGGAGCCCAGGCGTGGTAAGACTCAACCTCGCCGAAAAAGATCGTTGCGGTACTCTCCGCGATTATGATCTTGCAGGGCGTCGGCCACGCCGGCGTAGAAGTCCCGTGAGGCGTGTCGGCTCAGGGGAGCCGTTCCAGTCGGCACGGCAGCGGTCGCGCGCAGGGATGCCGTTCGCCTGACGAAGGGCGCGGATGGGCTGCCCGTCGCACCCGCCGGTTTCGGCAGCCGGAACGCGAACAGCGCCGCACCGGTTCTCGGCTGGCTCGGTACCGGTTGCGGTCCCGGCGCCTTCCGGCAGGCGCCGCCGTCGCCGCCGGCTGCCCCGACCACAGGTCAGCGCTTCCCGGTGACACGGGAAGCGGTGCTCACAGGTGTGGAATCGACCAATGCCGGCGCATTGGCCGGGCGGCGTCCGTAGTGGGTCAAGGGCAGGCGGTATGCCAGGTCAATGGCCGTGTCCATCGCCTCTTCGAGGTCGAGGTGGTGCTCGGACACCAGGGTGGCCAGGTATCCGGCGTCGATGCGGCGGGCGAGGTCGTGGCGTGCCGGAATGGACGTGAAGGCACGGGTGTCGTCGACGAATCCCGCGGTGTTGTAGAAGCCGGCGGTTTCGGTCACCGCTTCACGGTAGCGGCGTAGCCCCTGCGGACTGTCGAGGAACCACCAGGGAGCGCCG
Protein-coding regions in this window:
- a CDS encoding SigE family RNA polymerase sigma factor, translating into MSHAQGRWTEPSSMPAGRQDAAGGARAGTTAAALDDDFAAFVGIHHARLLHLAELIIGDEHRAQDLLQAVLAKTYLRWSRIRQQNPVGYVRTALIHARTDWWRRRSSSETPVAVVPEPRSIPDHGGQVADRDAIHRALAVLNRKERVVIVLRFYEDLELADIAAELNMPISTVKSLCARALTKLRISPSLSDMHSTDSLT